In Notolabrus celidotus isolate fNotCel1 chromosome 10, fNotCel1.pri, whole genome shotgun sequence, one DNA window encodes the following:
- the LOC117820179 gene encoding probable G-protein coupled receptor 34: protein MTRNTSTTPATSTLQTLNSSLLPGVLNSTPTQQTCVDYDALQSLLAVLYSIIFILGLVGNLVALWVFFCVQAKKNSVRVFLINVAFADLLLVVCLPFRILYHSQGNMWNLGPTLCKVVGTVFYMNMYISVTLLGLISVDRYLKIHRGTGGQHRLRSTRRSTVLCAVVWILASALTLTILMSKNHSEQDRCFHYKTLLKAKWKAYINIFLLVIFWLVFVSLVVSYGKIALKLLRTSHEKPDLPNAQHYTRSARKSFFILFLFTVCFVPYHMVRVFYIRTQITDTSCFWRGVADKANEVALLFSALNSCLDPVMYFLLSSSVRKEVLRLVSNMFRVRDVSGVSGSSSTADLDNKRTDRRQSNIVFLCSTLKKKEVIGPAGM, encoded by the exons CTCTGAACAGCTCTCTCCTCCCCGGTGTTTTGAATTCAACACCGACCCAACAAACTTGTGTGGATTACGATGCTCTTCAAAGCCTGTTGGCGGTGCTCTACTCTATAATCTTCATCCTGGGACTCGTCGGGAACCTGGTGGCTCTGTGGGTTTTCTTCTGCGTTCAAGCGAAGAAAAACTCAGTGCGGGTGTTTCTCATTAATGTCGCGTTCGCGGACTTGCTCCTGGTGGTGTGTCTGCCGTTCAGGATTCTGTACCACAGCCAGGGGAACATGTGGAACCTGGGCCCCACCTTGTGTAAAGTGGTGGGAACCGTCTTCTACATGAACATGTACATCAGCGTCACGCTGCTGGGGCTGATCAGCGTGGATCGATACCTGAAGATCCACCGTGGAACAGGGGGGCAGCACAGGCTGAGGTCCACCAGGAGGAGCACTGTTCTCTGTGCGGTGGTCTGGATCCTGGCCTCGGCTTTGACTCTGACGATCCTGATGTCGAAGAATCACTCCGAGCAAGACAG GTGTTTCCACTACAAGACGCTCCTCAAAGCAAAGTGGAAAGCCTACATCAACATCTTCCTCCTGGTCATCTTCTGGCTCGTCTTCGTCTCCCTCGTCGTGTCTTATGGAAAAATCGCCCTCAAGCTCCTGAGAACCTCGCACGAGAAACCGGACCTCCCGAACGCACAGCACTACACTCGCTCAGCCAGGAAgtccttcttcatcctcttcctcttcaccgTCTGCTTCGTGCCCTATCACATGGTCAGAGTGTTCTACATCAGAACGCAGATCAcagacacttcctgtttctggaGGGGCGTGGCGGATAAAGCCAACGAGGTGGCGCTGCTGTTCTCGGCTCTAAACAGCTGCCTGGATCCCGTCATGTACTTCCTGTTgtcctcctcagtgaggaagGAGGTGCTGCGCTTGGTGAGCAACATGTTTCGAGTGCGAGATGTTTCTGGGGTCAGCGGGAGCAGCTCCACGGCTGACTTGGACAATAAAAGGACAGACAGGAGACAGTCAAACATCGTCTTTCTCTGCAGCACTttgaagaagaaggaggtgaTCGGCCCAGCAGGGATGTAA
- the LOC117820178 gene encoding probable G-protein coupled receptor 82: MELTSNSPPPDNTSSFILCPTVATLFLIPSTYTLLFLAALPGNALSLWVFCRCIPSVSPVHVYLSHLSASNLMSALTMPFLAAYYALGSIWPLRSVPCWLVLHLITPQLHINIYISLIILTLVAISRYAALIQNTQAPRPNTRSTLVPYRFFACLKRTSFARRMGAVVWVLAVGGIVPVTLYYSVKEATAGTDGDAGGGGVGVCYSPPVELGGRLSAAFTAPLMIVFFVFYLLVLLCYMIVLRHIRRSRRSTNVPTSHILLGRVLRNIVIIQVVLSVCLLPYHIFKPIFLSLAHHPHQPTFSPQPNMCHPLSALIELKNFLLLLAALRGATDPLMYFMLDKTFRSETRRLLRCNKTDPGGRQMFWSVTGSQSAGQAVDVKVETVDSGDNDVL; the protein is encoded by the exons ATGGAGCTCACATCAAACTCTCCTCCACCTGATAACACTTCCTCCTTTATCCTCTGCCCCACTGTTGCCACGCTCTTCCTCATCCCTTCCACCtacaccctcctcttcctcgccgCTCTCCCAGGAaacgctctctctctgtgggtgTTCTGTCGATGCATCCCCTCCGTCTCCCCCGTTCATGTGTATCTGTCCCACCTGAGCGCCTCCAACCTCATGTCGGCCCTCACCATGCCCTTCCTGGCGGCGTACTACGCCCTGGGCTCCATCTGGCCTCTGAGGAGCGTTCCTTGTTGGCTCGTCTTACACCTCATCACCCCACAGCTCCACATCAACATCTACATCAGCCTCATCATCCTCACTTTGGTTGCAATCAGCCGATACGCCGCCCTCATCCAGAACACCCAAGCCCCACGCCCGAACACCCGCAGCACCCTGGTGCCTTATCGGTTCTTCGCCTGCCTCAAAAGAACCTCCTTCGCCCGCCGGATGGGTGCGGTTGTATGGGTTTTGGCTGTAGGGGGCATCGTGCCGGTGACGCTTTACTACTCTGTAAAGGAAGCTACAGCCGGTACGGATGGAgacgcaggaggaggaggagtgggggTGTGTTACAGCCCACCTGTGGAGCTCGGGGGAAGGCTCTCTGCTGCGTTCACTGCCCCTCTGATGATCGTGTTCTTTGTGTTCTACCTGCTGGTGCTGCTGTGCTACATGATCGTGCTGAGACACATCAGGCGCTCCAGACGCAGCACCAATGTCCCCACATCCCACATCCTGCTGGGACGGGTGCTCCGAAACATTGTGATCATCCAG gtGGTTCTTTCAGTTTGTCTGCTCCCGTATCACATCTTCAAACCCATCTTTCTGTCTCTGGCCCATCATCCTCATCAGCCCACATTCTCACCTCAACCCAACATGTGCCATCCGCTCTCCGCCCTCATAGAG ctgAAGAACTTTCTGTTGCTCCTGGCTGCACTGAGAGGAGCGACCGACCCGCTCATGTACTTCATGTTGGACAAAACCTTCAGAAGTGAAACACGGAGACTCTTGAGGTGCAACAAAACCGATCCTGGAGGACGACAGATGTTTTGGTCGGTCACTGGCAGTCAAAGCGCCGGACAGGCGGTGGATGTAAAAGTGGAGACTGTGGATTCGGGTGATAACGATGTTTTATAG